In Oncorhynchus kisutch isolate 150728-3 linkage group LG7, Okis_V2, whole genome shotgun sequence, one DNA window encodes the following:
- the gskip gene encoding GSK3-beta interaction protein, which produces MEIDYQPEDSPVSLFDEDCIDHVKDMRLEAEAVVSDVLFAVSEMYVSSNLDSALSVAYINVETREGNRYCLELNEAGLRVVGYAFDQVDESLSTQYFETIYSLLDTLSPGYREAFGNALLQRLERLQQNGQ; this is translated from the exons ATGGAGATAGACTACCAACCAGAGGACTCGCCTGTCTCCTTATTCGATGAAGACTGTATTGATCACGTGAAGGACATGAGGTTGGAAGCAGAGGCAGTGGTCAGCGATGTGTTATTCGCCGTGTCCGAAATGTATGTGTCCTCAAATTTGGACAGTGCTTTGTCTGTGGCCTACATCAACGTGGAAACAAGAGAGGGCAATCGCTATTGCCTTGAGCTCAATGAAGCTGGACTAAGG GTGGTTGGCTACGCCTTTGACCAGGTGGATGAGAGCTTGAGCACCCAATACTTTGAGACTATTTATTCACTGCTGGATACCCTCAGCCCAGGCTACAGAGAAGCTTTTGGGAATGCCCTGCTTCAGCGATTGGAGAGGCTGCAGCAAAATGGACAATGA
- the npc2.1 gene encoding NPC intracellular cholesterol transporter 2, with amino-acid sequence MDFHAASIIVLFSLIALTCAEPVKFADCGSDVGKVVIVDIQPCPKQPCELHKGQAYAVNVTFNSAVESQTSKAIVHGVIAGVPIPFPIPIEDGCKSGIECPIQKAQSYHYVTQLPVKSEYPSIKLVVEWELRDDTGKDLFCIKFPVQIVS; translated from the exons ATGGATTTTCATGCTGCTTCCATCATTGTTCTGTTCTCCCTTATTGCTCTCACCTGCGCAGAACCTGTGAAATTTGCAGATTGTG GCTCTGATGTTGGTAAAGTGGTGATTGTTGACATCCAACCTTGTCCTAAACAACCATGTGAGCTCCATAAAGGACAGGCCTATGCTGTCAATGTGACATTCAACAGTG CGGTTGAGAGCCAGACGAGTAAAGCAATTGTCCACGGTGTGATTGCTGGCGTTCCCATCCCATTCCCCATCCCCATTGAAGATGGCTGCAAGTCTGGGATTGAGTGCCCCATTCAAAAGGCACAGAGCTATCACTATGTGACTCAGCTTCCTGTGAAGTCTGAGTACCCCTCT ATCAAGCTGGTTGTTGAATGGGAGCTGAGAGATGACACTGGCAAAGACTTGTTCTGCATAAAGTTCCCAGTCCAGATCGTAAGCTGA
- the isca2 gene encoding iron-sulfur cluster assembly 2 homolog, mitochondrial: MLWKMFFVLRRGAMLSATKTMSWTLARASFPLLTNVGQPILLRCPQSSQPLYTSLSRLSSKSAQEKTAESSPVEEKVYLSASCVKRLSEIMDKGQYLRIQVEGGGCSGFQYKFVIDSTRNEEDRVFEQGGVGVIVDQDSLEFVKGSTLDYTQELIRSSFQMLKNPQADHGCSCGTSFSVKL, translated from the exons ATGTTATGGAAGATGTTTTTCGTACTACGGCGAGGAGCAATGTTGAGTGCAACAAAGACAATGTCATGGACCCTTGCTAG GGCCTCATTTCCCCTTCTCACCAATGTGGGCCAACCAATATTGCTGAGATGTCCCCAAAGTTCTCAACCTCTCTACACAAGTCTCTCACGCTTGAGCAGCAAATCAGCCCAGGAGAAAACAGCAGAGTCCAGTCCAGTTGAAGAGAAAGTATACCTCAGTGCATCatgtgttaag AGGCTAAGCGAGATCATGGATAAGGGACAGTACCTGAGAATACAGGTGGAAGGGGGAGGCTGCTCTGGGTTCCAGTACAAGTTTGTCATTGACAGTACCAGGAACGAGGAGGACAG ggtgTTTGAGCAAGGAGGGGTAGGGGTCATTGTGGACCAAGACAGCCTGGAGTTTGTGAAAGGCTCTACACTGGACTATACTCAGGAGCTGATTCGCTCCTCCTTCCAGATGCTGAAAAACCCTCAGGCAGACCACGGCTGCTCATGCGGAACCTCCTTCTCAGTCAAGTTATGA